In Vigna angularis cultivar LongXiaoDou No.4 chromosome 8, ASM1680809v1, whole genome shotgun sequence, the DNA window atgtccaggcgccgtttgccgTTGTTCAGGCACCGTTTGCTGCTGTCTAGGCGCTGTTTGTCGTTGTTTGACATTGTTTGTCGTTGTCTGGTGCCATTTGTCGTTGTCCATCTAGCACTGTTTTGCCACTGTGAGGAGTTGTAGAAGTTTGTCACCATCAACTTCTATTCCCGACGTCGTTCGTCATTGTCTGTCGCTATCTGTTGTTTCCCACCGTCCGTAGCTGTCCGCTGCCGACCACCGTCCGCTGCCAACCACCGTCTATTGTCCTCCGTTGCCATCTGCTGCCACAGTTTAGTCCGACGACTAGTGATCTGGATCGCCTCATTGAGCGAGAGGGCTAGTTCTCATCCAGGTGCCGTCATGTGCGCCACATTTGTCCGACGTTCGCCTCCGCCATTGTCACATTTTCTCTGTCGaagttaggggttttgtgcgCCTCGAGGAGTGCGACCCATCCCTAGTCATTGCCTCATTCTCATCTTGTCACGCATGACTTCTCTCTGATAAGCTTCCGGTGCTTGTTTGTCACACGCCACCTTTCCGGTGTCGGAATCACACGGCGTCACTGTCGTTCGTCTCGCTcgaccaaataaaaaaaaactctctaTTTGAGCATTATAcctttgtttcagcattgttTCTTAGCCTCCTttcataatatttgtttagCTTTGCGTATTGTAGTAGCTGTGATGTTCCTGATGGCTTGTGTCATTTATTTATAAGTCTCCAAGGAGAGTTAGTGCTATTAGTTGGTTAACACCAAGGAATTTCAACACCAAAGTCATAGGTTGAAAGTTCCTCATGGCATGAGGGGGAGTTTATTTCTAGCCAGATTCAGAATCTTAGTCAAACAATTTCACCAGTCCCTTATTAGATCTATTTTTGGATGCTTTGATGAATAAAAGAGATCATTATGATCTTCCACTTTCACGATTTGTCATCGGCGGTGTCATCATTTCCGTCGTTTGTCGTAAGGGGAGTATGCTTCCAACCACTGCAATATGTTTCCAGCCACATGCTCCATCAGTCAATGATGACAGTTGCTGCAGTTTTGTCCTTTCAACCACTGTAGGCCCCCATCATCTcgtcagttagtgatggcagtccctgtagttttgtcgcttctagccactacaggccccatcagtcagtgatggtaatttagtccctgcaggcttcatcagtcagtgatggcaatttagtccctgcaggccccatcagtcagtaatggcaatttagtccctgcagtGAGGGGAGTATGTTTCCCGTCACTGCAGGCCCCATCCTTACTTGATGGCAgtttagtccctgcagtttgGTCGCTTTCAACCACTACAGGCTCCATCAGTCACTGATGGCAATTTAATCCCTGTAATTTGTCGCTTTTAACCACTACAAGCTCCATCCTTTCTCGATGGAATTCAGTCTTTGTAGTTTATTGCTTTTAGTCATGCAGGTCCCATCCTTACTTGATGGCAATCCAGTTTCTGTAGTTTGTCGCTGTCTACCACTTGTCATtcacttttgatggaaatcaacTTTGTCAAAGTCATTACTTGAAGGTTCATGGTGCTAGATGAAGTTTCGTGGTTGtccaatattattctccataaGCTTATGAGGAGTCTCTTTGGTTACGCTGGTTTGtgagtccaatttggtttatagACATTCTCTCTTGATGGTCTGAAGCATATGTGCATCTTGTTTGGAGCCAAAGTTACCACGTCTATTGTCTTGACATTTTagacaagttgattttgttggattgtgtttatttattccaagcttgacccatacaatttgtatgttcagtgttagaagattatgagagggatcaattaaaccctcaagaattattttttttcaatctcaAGTCTAACCTATACTTTAAAACAAACCATATATTTTAGCCTCGCCTGATCCTATGTTGGGACCGCCAGGGGCcattttgcaaaaaaaaatctGCAAGTAAAGTCTGATTATATGTGgtagatttaattaaatttaaatgtaaatggTATACCAAGATTATAATTAGTATCTCAGTTAAGGAATGAAGTTTCTTTCAGACTTTTTTTTGGGAGAGTGGGTTGGGGGTTGATTCTAAATAAAGTACGATCAATGATCCTGGTACTGGATGATTGAAGTGCTGAGAATGTCTTGTTATTCTGTATGTAGCCACTAGAGATCGTGGTGATGGTAAAATGCAATACGGATTTGGCATCCAAAGTGAGAGCCTCAGAGAAGCCAGGTTCGTTTCATTTATCTTATATGTCTTATTCAATAAAGTATATGCTTCTATGAAATGAATCCCTACCCATGCTACTgcatgataaaatattattgtatcaTTCAGCTTTacctttcttttttataatgagCTGGTGGAATAGAATCAATGTACTCTTTCAAAATTTGTATCTTACACCGGTTAATTTTCACCTTCGCTTTTGCTTGTTTACAGTTATCAAAGAGCTGATCCCAATTTTGTAATGCTCACGCCAAGCAAGGAGCACTTAGCAGAGGGCATTATCTGGGAAACAGGAAAGCGACCTATGTTTCAATCTGACATAGACGCTGGACATTTTGACGGCTTACCTAAAGAATTACGAccttttgataaaattttgtaatatctTGTtagctttatatttttttctactgCGGCTAAGGGCACCATTCTTATTTAGGAGTGGCCAGTGGAATTGCTTtcatgagaattagtgtagaacAGTGCGTACAATCATTGACTATAATATCTACCAAatgcataattttttatgatacatCTTGCTTTCGATTTTGGGCCTCTTCATGCATGCATCCCAAAAATATCAACCCTCaccttttataatgaaaaggtTAATCTAGAATGAAAGTTTCACATTTCCAATTTACCTTTCCATAATCAAAGAGTATGTTGGCTGAGATTTTTCCGGATAGAGGAGGAAGATGCCACTGCTATGTTATAAACTGTCTGTGATTGCCAAGTTGTTAAGGAGTTAATCTGTTATTCAAATGGGTTGCCTTAAGAAGGAAGAAGACCTTTCATTTTGCAATCCCATTTTTATTCTTCACAATTCTCCCTCTTTCCCTTCTTATTGGCAACCCATTGCTCCTCTCCATTTTCTTTTCCCTCCCCTGCATCCTTCTCTTTCACTAGCGTTTCCTTCACCCAAGTCATCTCctttaaattatacattttttcaCATGTTGCAGACAGTACGCAAACCAGTTTATAGTTTGTTtatgtaattatgttttaatgCATCATAGAAACATAATGTAGTTAATGTTTTAACATAATGTAGTTTTGTTTTAACATAATGtagttttgttttaatagattatGAATACTATTTTCTGTAATGTAGtgaaatataattatcttaagGAAACTAGTTTCTATAATGTAATTAGCAGTGGTACGTTGCAATTTTTTAGACTAGTTTTCAGAAGAGTACTTTTGTCAAAagaaagtattaaaataaacGGGTAAGGGAGTAAAGACTACATAAATGCCTACAGAGGTTGCTTTTAAGTTTTGAACCGCTTTGCTTGAAAAGTCTCgggcttttacctttttgtAAATCCGTAATTTCACTGCATCTGTACAGAAtgataagttttattttaaaatttgacaatTTTGGGAAGTTGTTATTAAGAatgtgttaaaataaatttcagactatatattttggaaaaattatattcttaaattttcagatattactttaaaatattttacatttttcatttaaaaacgttttattattattgtaaaaaaaaagttctgAAAGATTTTAggatattttttccaaatgttttttcTCTACAATTATATTTgcaaaatgtcatttttttttataaataaaaatttattactttataaatATCATTTGGGAAagaatattttagaataaattttagtttgtttaaaaaatatcattctgAAAATTCTTACTATGAActactttgaaaaaaaaatattaacgaatacgtaaaaattaatttcaaattatataggACTTTTAAAGGTCAATTTTATCACTGCGGGGAAAGgaagaaacagaaaaataaagaaattattgagATCTAAAAACATAAATCTCCTTGATTAGAAAAGGGAAAGACAAAAGTCTCAGTTCTCGTTCAAACAATCTCCAAAATGTTTGTTCTGGTTTTGTAAtaatctatctatctatctatatatatatatatatatatatatatatgtatgtatcaAGATTACAAGTACTttcagaattaaaaaaaaaactttacaagtatacttttttaaaaaagttatttttatttaacctAAGAACATCTATATCCTATCAATATTGATTGTTTcaataattttcaatatataagaTGTAATGCAGTTAGAATGACAATAACAAATATTCAATAACTATTGAAGTTGTGTTTTAGCAAGGGAAGAATAATTTTATGCATGCTTTTGTTTTATGTAATAAAACAAGATCCACTTAACAATCATAACATGTGAGGCAAGAATaactaatttcaaaattaatcttaattttcaaaagttgtatcatttttcaaacaaatttcattattgaTCCACAATATTTagctaaataataataaattgttatttAACCGAAGCTCCTTCACACGTTGACAACACTAGAGCAGACCCAAACTGATCCAACCATTTAGCATAAACAGAGACCATTCCTCTGTCCAAGCAAAAACCATGGCCACTTGTTCACTCATTTCCACACGCTtccattctccttcttcttcactctttCGTTCTTCAACCATCAAACCCACCACAACAATTCACCTTTCCAAAACCCTTCATCTTCACACTCCCAACCTTTTCCTCCTTCGCCTCCCATCACCAAAACTCACAATACCCCTTTTACCCAAACTCTCCATTCCCAaacctcttctccttctctgcACTTCCCTCGCCCTCTCCTTCACTCTCCTCGTTTCCAACGCCGACTCCGCCGCCGCCTTCGTCGTCACCTCGCCGCGGAAGCTCCAGTCCGACGAACTCGCCACCGTTCGCCTCTTCCAAGAGAACACTCCCTCTGTTGTCTACATAACCAACCTTGCTGTCAAGTAGCTACCCCTTTTATCGATCCTCTTCAAAAGTTGTCTTTGAATGGTTTTTCGTTGACCCTTTTGCTTTGTCTTTGGGTTTCTCAACGTGGGGTGTTGTGTTTAGGCAGGATGCATTCACGCTGGACGTCTTGGAGGTTCCCCAGGGATCCGGGTCTGGCTTTGTTTGGGATAAGGATGGTCATATTGTGACCAATTATCACGTTATTCGTGGTGCCTCTGATCTCAAGTgggtattctttttcttttgattattttgttttttttattagtggTCAATgtacagattttttttttcaatttcaactaATGAAAAATCGTCCTAGAGGTATTTGGAGCGTTAATcaattttactaaatttaagaaattgtaATTGGATAACAGGGAAGGAAATAAATATGAGAGTTTGTTATGTATGTATTGTGTCAATGTATTCgtttttacaattttaactaAATAGGAATCATCCTAAATACGGTCTTTAAAGTAATTAACTAATCTTACTGTATATGAGAATTTGTAATTGGATGACAGAGTAAGAATAAACTTTACAATGTCTTTGTTTTCTAatgaaattcttttttttttgggttaatTTTCTTGCACGGTTAGTGTAAAGATTTTTACACTTTTAGCCAATAAAAAGTCATTCTAGatgtcattttaaaaataattatgacaaAGGGCAACAATCTTACCATATACATGGGAATTCTTTTTTATCCTATCagtgtattttaattaaattctttttactTTTGGCATCTTTTGATCCAGTTTCTCAGGCTTGTACCTTTTCTTTTCCGCCGCTTCTAGTCTGGTCTTGACCTTTGAGTGGTATTATGCTGACAAATAGGAACTTTTTAGTTATGCGgccaaatattttaatattatgtgcAATGTGACATATATCTATTGCTAAACGAATTATATTCCTAAATATGAAACTTTGATAACTAATTCACAATTATTAAGAAAGTTGGTTAATTTAGGTAGTGACATTAAGTTGGCAGTAATTAAGTTTTTTCAAACTTTCTCTTGAACAATTAATCAATTGAGAGAGAGTGAAGccttaaattatgaaattaaccCTCCAATTCTTCTATCTTGATAAGAGAGAAGTAGACAATtcataacatttattatttatttgtgaaCAAAATTTTTAAGGATATTATGGTAAAACAATAATTGATGCTTGGGATGATTAGAAAACGACAGAGAAATTTCAAGACAATTTGTTGTAATCAGGGACCGAGGGTGTATAAGTAACCTTGTATTAAAACAAAAGGGAGGTGATAATTGTGTGTTACTTTGTACATTTACACCTCCTTCAACACGTTTGGGTGTGTTTGCATTGCAACTTTTCCTGGCATTGAGAAGTGAATTCATAACATAGAAAGTTTGCTGATAGATTGATGTATGTGTTGTGATGACTTCAGTGAAGTGATTACTCCTATTCAAAGACATGCTAGTTATGTGCAGGGTCACTCTAGCTGACCAGTCAACTTATGATGCCAAAGTTGTTGGTTTTGACCAAGACAAGGATGTTGCTGTGCTGCGTGTCGAGGCACCAAGTGACAAGCTCAGGCCTATACCTATTGGGGTCTCTGCTGACTTGCTTGTTGGTCAGAAGGTTTATGCCATTGGGAACCCGGTGCGTTGTCCATACCGATCAATGCATATTGTGTTGTAAATATTCATTATCTATGAATTTTCCAATATAAAGAAATGATGGCAATCCTGGTTGAATCTAATATTAATTGGAGCTTTAGCTAGAATTTTTATAAGCAGGTGGATTTTGTTCTACTTAAATCATACTTTTAACATTTGTCTCATTTAATCTATTATGTAGtttgtataattatataattatttagtcAGCATTTCCTGCTCCAGTTGTAAATGTGTATGCAAaatatcatgttaaaaaatgCATTGGAGATCTGAGTTATGAATGCCTGTGATGTAAAGGCAGACTTGTTTTCGAAAGATAAGAAGAAAATTACTAAATTTGTAAATTGTACCTTGTAATTGCTGCCAAACTGCTTTATGGAGCTGTATTCATGGCTCAAATGCTATTTTCTGTTGATGATTGACACCACGAACTCTTCTTGAATATGCCAATATGATTCCTCATTCTCATCTTGCAGTTTGGACTAGATCACACACTCACAACAGGGGTCATCAGGTATGAAAACTTAAAACTGTGAAGTGAATATTTTGATGTAACTCCCATTACCTAGAAAAACAGTTTCTACTTTGCTATTCCTTTTTATTTCCTCGTGCCAGATTATACATTTGTGAATCAAACCTTTTATATTAAGGAGTCTAGAAGTGGGATGCCATTAATCCCTTTCAAGAATAAATGTGTTATAGTTAATACAACATCTTCCCATCTCTTTCCCTCGAAATCTCAACTTTTTAAGCATGGTATTCTTTAGGTTAATACTGTTTTTCAAATGTTCACATCATTGTGCTGATACTTGATAACTTGAAAGGTGGTTACTCTGTCTTtcctttttatgtttcttttgtgTTGATTGTGTTTCACTGATACATATGTCTTCAACAGTGGTCTTAGGCGAGAAATTAGTTCTGCTGCAACCGGTCGTCCAATTCAAGATGTTATTCAGACAGATGCAGCAATTAATCCTGGTAACAGCGGAGGGCCTCTCTTAGATAGTTCTGGAAACCTCATTGGGATAAATACAGCCATATATTCTCCATCTGGCGCATCCTCTGGTGTTGGATTTTCTATTCCAGTGGACACTGTGAGTTCTTACTTTgacttgtttttaatttatatatccAATTCTTTCTTCAGGGGACAACTTTTTATGGAAACATAGTAATCCTCTGAATAAAATTGCTAATGTGCTTGTTGTTCTATATATTCAGGTAAATGGTATTGTTGACCAATTGGTGAAGTTTGGGAAGGTTACAAGACCTATTTTAGGGATTAAGTTTGCTCCAGATCAGTCTGTGGAGCAGTTGGGTGTAAGTGGAGTGCTTGTGTTAGATGCTCCTGCCAATGGTCCTGCTGGGAAAGCAGTAAGTTTGATCAAAGATTATTTTTATACGAAAGGGGAAATTCATTACGAAATTTCAGCTATATGCGCCGAATAGGGTCATAGATTTCATGTTAATATAAACTTGGCCTCTTTACTTCCACTAAAGCTAGTCACTAAAAATGTTAATGCCACTAACACATCCTAAGCTTCATTATCACATATTAAAACTAATACTGATTTGCTTTATCTTAATTTACTAAACTACAATCTTTCAATGGAGCCTGGCTAATTTCTAGTTTTCAGGGCCTGCAATCAACAAAGCGTGACTCGTATGGTAGACTCATTTTAGGTGACATCATAACGTCTGTGAATGACAAGAAGGTTACTAATGGAAGTGATTTGTACAGAATT includes these proteins:
- the LOC108346063 gene encoding protease Do-like 1, chloroplastic, whose amino-acid sequence is MATCSLISTRFHSPSSSLFRSSTIKPTTTIHLSKTLHLHTPNLFLLRLPSPKLTIPLLPKLSIPKPLLLLCTSLALSFTLLVSNADSAAAFVVTSPRKLQSDELATVRLFQENTPSVVYITNLAVKQDAFTLDVLEVPQGSGSGFVWDKDGHIVTNYHVIRGASDLKVTLADQSTYDAKVVGFDQDKDVAVLRVEAPSDKLRPIPIGVSADLLVGQKVYAIGNPFGLDHTLTTGVISGLRREISSAATGRPIQDVIQTDAAINPGNSGGPLLDSSGNLIGINTAIYSPSGASSGVGFSIPVDTVNGIVDQLVKFGKVTRPILGIKFAPDQSVEQLGVSGVLVLDAPANGPAGKAGLQSTKRDSYGRLILGDIITSVNDKKVTNGSDLYRILDQCKVGEKVIVEVLRGDHKEKIPVILEPKPDES